The genomic interval GTCAAGTGGCCGCAATTAAAGTGAAATTAGCCACTCTAGCGGTTTCTCcgcttttcgttttttttcggtttccCTCTTTCCAGGAAGCGCCAATAAGAGCCAGAGGAGCACATCTGGAGGAGAGCACTCCTGGCCCATATTAGACATCAAAGACGGCAACAACGGCGGCCAGAATTTTCTCACGTTTGGATAGTGTCGAGGAGGTGCAACGCGGTCGCAGTGGCAGCGCTGTGGGAATAACGCCGCCGGGCGGACCAGGTGCGGCATCTGCCGGTGTGGGATCAGGAtcgggagcaggagcaggagcaggagcgggtacggtggcagcggcagtggTGTCAACGGGTTCACCGGCCAGGAGTGGCCAGCAGCAGTACGTCGTTGGTGGCGGTGGCATCGGCGGCATCGGCgtcggcggcggtggaggaggcgTGGCGGGTGCGGctgctgtgggcgtggcaggtgcAGGAGGCGTGGCAGCGGTACGACAACGCAGCGCCAGCACGGTGCTCGACATCAATTTGCCGCAGCGCAAAGTGTCCGTTGGCGGCGGCTTGGCCGGACCACCATCTCCAGTTGTACGGAATGGTTTCAGTGTCTATGATCCGCCGCAATCATTGATTTCCAGCCGGCACGCCAACTTTAATGGCCAGGGTGTGGTTGGGGGCGGGccagcaggtgcagcagcaggtgTAGTAGCAGCCGGTGGCACAGCATCCGGCGTTGGAATAGCGACCACTAATCGCGGACGTCTGTCCATCAGCGCGGCATCAGGCGGGCCACTCAtcgcatcatcatcatctcaGCTATCCGggggagcagcaggagcggGATTAAGTGCAACGACAGGTGGTGCT from Drosophila yakuba strain Tai18E2 chromosome 3L, Prin_Dyak_Tai18E2_2.1, whole genome shotgun sequence carries:
- the LOC122319573 gene encoding spidroin-1-like: MGLGLGVGVGLKVPQVEASQPWRRTPVQRTSKTATTAARIFSRLDSVEEVQRGRSGSAVGITPPGGPGAASAGVGSGSGAGAGAGAGTVAAAVVSTGSPARSGQQQYVVGGGGIGGIGVGGGGGGVAGAAAVGVAGAGGVAAVRQRSASTVLDINLPQRKVSVGGGLAGPPSPVVRNGFSVYDPPQSLISSRHANFNGQGVVGGGPAARHQAGHSSHHHHLSYPGEQQERD